Proteins encoded in a region of the Triplophysa rosa linkage group LG6, Trosa_1v2, whole genome shotgun sequence genome:
- the col18a1a gene encoding collagen type XVIII alpha 1 chain a isoform X4, producing the protein MTLNVMSELRMWSCLVVLMCLRIQDSQGWFWFDEKGAQTPGYPSTVRPASPPSTEAPRTAGTSASVTEVLKVGEKFESGVSLLQLIGDPPPDGITETYSSDNSLGYVFGPSSNVGQSAAAHLPNPFHRDFSLIFNVKPTSTKPGVIFSITDPSQNFMYVGVKLSGVQKGKQDIIFYYTEPDSQSSYEAARFSVPSMQNTWTRFSIRVLNEQVSLYFKCDSDPQVLNFERSPDDMDLDAGAGVFVGHASGSDPDKFLGVIGDLRVLKDPGAAERHCEEDEDDSDATSGDGPSGYGESEPPVQPTPPSSRPIQQPPLTNKLPDTRKQQTGSVDHSRRTSGSYDDSRQTGSYGDSRQTSAAHGGSRKTVSHGDSRQTSGSYGDSRQTLNSVGISRRISGSYDDSRPASNAVDYSLRTSGSADDGLRYSVESRLTPAGTAGEKGDRGEKGVKGDRGPGGPKGDSGSASVSGGSAKGEKGGVGEKGMKGNSGFGYPGSKGDLGPPGSPGPPGPPGPSAEVEVRGDGSVVERVTGPRGPPGPPGPSGPAGTDGEPGDPGEDGKTGPVGPPGFPGIPGNSGPKGDKGDRGEGQPGPRGPPGPPGPPSRSDRPTFVDMEGSGLDMDVMRGLPGLPGPQGPAGPPGPPGTASSGSGGFGPPGPPGQNGAPGQPGLPGIAGADGKSGSPGPRGEKGDAGELGLPGPVGVKGAQGSPGLPGQPGETGLAGLPGPMGPVGPSGPPGPPGPSYHVGFDDMEGSAIQFGSIPGVRGPAGIQGPPGLPGLPGKPGLPGPPGGKGSEGPQGRDGRPGLDGFPGPQGLRGDKGDRGDRGEPGRDGTGLPGPPGPPGQIVYQYAENYDGAGGTGPQGGLGPPGQAGFPGPMGPKGDRGEPGAPGYAIKGEKGEPGLIVGPDGNPFYLGGSTGSQGERGIPGPVGPSGPAGPQGPKGEFGMPGRPGRPGVNGYKGEKGEAGSGSGNGYQGSPGPPGPPGPPGPAVPLERFSRYEDFARTFTAPKGDKGDPGAPGIPGSPGFGTNFDIYTLKDEMKGELGEPGLKGEKGEPGGGFYDPRLGGVQGPPGSPGLPGPKGDSIRGPPGPQGPSGPPGVGYDGRPGVPGPPGAPGPPGTPSLPGPYRPSLSIPGPPGPAGPPGSPGHGSGVTVLRSYDLMLATARRHTEGALIYILDRSDLYVRVQNGVRQVMLGDYKPFHGDLDNEVAAVQPPPVVQYSQDHTSNNGAEQISPPHNPIELPRESENRNPSTPDSSYPDPRYPPQPDPRYPPHTDSRYNSGHLPIRFPVTPARRPNPPVNQPEGHTHTSGPGLHLIALNSPQVGNMRGIRGADFMCFQQARAVGLTGTFRAFLSSKLQDLYSIVRKSDRETLPIVNLKDQVLFKNWESLFSDSESRMKENASIYSFDGRDVLRDSAWPGKMIWHGSNGKGHRQMDNYCETWRAGDHAVTGLSSNLQSGQLLQQTPSSCSGSYIVLCIENSYMTQSKK; encoded by the exons aaagtggAGTATCTCTGTTGCAGTTAATCGGTGATCCTCCACCAGATGGCATCACTGAAACCTACAGCTCCGATAACAGCCTCGGCTACGTGTTCGGGCCGAGCTCCAACGTGGGCCAGTCAGCTGCCGCCCACCTGCCCAACCCTTTCCACCGTGATTTCTCGCTCATCTTCAACGTCAAACCCACATCCACCAAGCCAGGTGTCATCTTTTCCATCACTGACCCCTCTCAGAACTTCATGTATGTGGGTGTGAAGCTGTCGGGGGTTCAGAAAGGCAAGCAGGACATCATCTTCTACTACACCGAGCCGGATTCTCAAAGCTCATATGAGGCGGCCAGGTTCTCCGTGCCCTCCATGCAGAACACCTGGACGCGGTTTTCCATCCGTGTTCTCAATGAGCAGGTGTCCCTGTATTTCAAGTGTGACTCTGACCCACAAGTCCTCAACTTTGAGCGCTCCCCAGACGATATGGACCTGGACGCTGGGGCCGGAGTGTTTGTTGGTCACGCCAGTGGATCAGACCCTGATAAATTCCTG gGTGTAATCGGTGATCTAAGGGTGTTGAAAGACCCTGGGGCGGCTGAGCGTCACTGCGAGGAAGATGAGGATGACTCTGATGCG ACATCAGGTGACGGACCGAGTGGCTATGGAGAAAGCGAACCACCAGTCCAG CCCACACCTCCCTCCTCTCGGCCAATCCAGCAGCCACCGTTGACCAATAAACTGCCGGACACTAGAAAGCAGCAGACAG GATCTGTTGATCACTCTCGCCGAACTTCTGGCTCATATGATGATTCTCGACAAACTGGTTCATATGGCGATTCTCGACAAACATCTGCAGCACACGGTGGTTCTCGAAAAACTGTCTCACATGGTGATTCCCGGCAAACGTCTGGTTCATACGGTGATTCCCGTCAGACCCTCAACTCAGTTGGTATTAGCAGGCGAATTTCAGGCTCATACGATGATTCTAGACCAGCTTCAAACGCAGTTGACTACTCTCTCAGAACATCAGGCTCAGCTGATGATGGCCTGCGGTATTCTGTGGAGTCCAGACTCACTCCTGCAGGTACAGCAG GAGAAAAGGGCGACAGAGGAGAGAAGGGGGTCAAAGGTGACCGGGGCCCTGGGGGGCCAAAGGGCGATTCGGGATCTGCCTCTGTGTCTGGTGGAAGTGCAAAAGGAGAGAAG GGTGGTGTAGGAGAGAAAGGAATGAAG GGCAATTCTGGTTTTGGTTATCCTGGCTCAAAGGGAGACCTTGGCCCCCCGGGGTCTCCAGGTCCTCCTGGTCCTCCAGGACCCAGTGCAGAGGTAGAGGTAAGGGGCGATGGGTCAGTAGTGGAGAGGGTGACAGGACCGAGAGGACCACCTGGGCCACCGGGACCCTCAGGACCTGCTGGAACTGATGGAGAGCCA GGTGACCCTGGTGAAGATGGTAAGACG GGACCTGTTGGACCCCCCGGTTTTCCAGGTATTCCGGGGAATTCAGGACCTAAAGGAGACAAA GGCGACCGAGGTGAAGGCCAACCAGGACCCCGTGGGCCTCCAGGACCTCCTGGACCCCCATCTCGCTCTGACAGACCT ACATTCGTTGACATGGAGGGTTCTGGTTTGGATATGGATGTTATGCGG gGACTCCCAGGTTTGCCAGGCCCACAAGGTCCTGCCGGTCCCCCTGGACCTCCTGGCACCGCGTCTTCAGGGTCTGGTGGTTTCGGGCCTCCCGGCCCACCCGGACAAAATGGGGCTCCAGGTCAACCG GGACTTCCGGGTATTGCAGGTGCTGATGGAAAATCAGGCTCACCTGGACCAAGAGGAGAGAAG GGTGATGCCGGTGAGCTGGGTTTGCCTGGGCCTGTGGGAGTGAAG GGTGCTCAAGGTTCTCCTGGTCTTCCTGGTCAACCAGGAGAGACTGGACTTGCTGGGCTTCCTGGACCAATGGGACCTGTTGGACCATCTGGGCCACCTGGTCCTCCCGGCCCAAGCTATCATGTTGGTTTT GATGATATGGAAGGATCTGCTATTCAATTCGGTTCAATTCCTGGAGTAAGAGGACCTGCAGGGATCCAG GGACCTCCTGGTTTGCCAGGACTACCA GGTAAGCCTGGTTTACCTGGACCTCCTGGTGGGAAAGGCAGCGAAGGACCTCAGGGAAGAGATGGACGTCCTGGGTTGGATGGCTTCCCTGGACCACAG GGACTAAGGGGAGACAAAGGTGACAGAGGCGATAGA GGTGAACCTGGTCGAGATGGCACTGGTCTTCCGGGTCCACCCGGACCACCTGGCCAGATTGTTTATCAGTACGCTGAAAAT TATGATGGAGCTGGAGGAACAGGACCTCAG GGTGGGCTTGGTCCTCCAGGTCAAGCTGGATTCCCA GGCCCAATGGGACCCAAAGGTGACAGAGGTGAACCTGGAGCACCAGGTTATGCCATTAAG GGTGAGAAAGGAGAACCTGGACTTATTGTCGGACCTGATGGAAACCCATTTTACCTCGGTGGATCGACAGGCTCGCAG GGTGAGAGAGGGATCCCTGGACCAGTTGGACCTTCT GGGCCAGCTGGACCTCAAGGTCCAAAAGGTGAATTTGGAATGCCAGGCAGGCCC GGCCGTCCAGGTGTGAACGGTTATAAAGGTGAAAAGGGAGAAGCAGGGTCAGGTTCTGGAAATGGCTACCAG GGTTCCCCTGGACCCCCAGGACCCCCTGGTCCCCCCGGCCCTGCCGTGCCCTTGGAAAGATTCAGC AGATATGAAGATTTTGCGAGAACTTTTACAG CTCCGAAAGGGGACAAAGGAGACCCTGGCGCCCCTGGCATTCCTGGATCCCCTG GTTTTGGAACTAATTTTGATATCTACACGCTTAAG GATGAGATGAAGGGAGAACTTGGCGAGCCTGGTCTTAAAGGAGAGAAAGGAGAACCAGGCGGTGGATTTTACGATCCTCGTTTAGGAGGTGTACAGGGACCCCCAGGAAGCCCTGGACTTCCT GGACCTAAAGGAGACTCCATCAGAGGTCCACCTGGACCGCAGGGCCCGTCTGGACCACCTGGAGTAGGTTATGATGGTCGTCCAGGAGTTCCAGGACCCCCAGGAGCTCCCGGTCCTCCAGGGACACCATCATTGCCAGGGCCCTATAGACCAT CACTCAGTATTCCCGGGCCCCCAGGTCCCGCAGGACCTCCTGGAAGCCCCGGTCATGGATCAGGG GTGACTGTGCTCAGGTCTTATGACTTGATGCTCGCCACAGCGCGCAGACACACAGAAGGAGCTCTTATATATATTTTGGACAGAAGTGACCTCTACGTCAGAGTTCAAAATGGAGTCAGACAAGTGATG cttGGAGATTATAAACCCTTCCATGGAGATCTG GACAATGAGGTAGCAGCAGTCCAGCCACCTCCTGTGGTCCAGTATTCCCAGGACCACACATCCAACAACGGAGCAGAACAGATTTCCCCACCCCACAATCCCATCGAGTTGCCGAGGGAGTCTGAAAACAGGAACCCCAGCACGCCTGACTCCAGCTACCCAGATCCACGATATCCCCCTCAGCCCGACCCTAGATACCCACCCCACACCGACAGCAGGTACAACTCTGGCCATTTACCAATCAGATTCCCTGTGACCCCTGCTCGCCGTCCCAACCCCCCCGTCAATCAACCGGAAGGCCACACGCACACATCTGGGCCAGGG TTGCATCTTATTGCCCTCAACTCGCCACAAGTGGGCAACATGAGAGGCATTCGTGGAGCAGACTTCATGTGCTTTCAGCAGGCTCGGGCCGTGGGGCTGACGGGAACGTTCAGAGCATTCCTTTCTTCCAAACTCCAGGATCTCTACAGCATCGTGCGCAAATCTGACCGAGAGACACTACCAATTGTTAACCTCAAG GATCAAGTGCTGTTCAAAAACTGGGAGTCTCTCTTCAGTGATTCAGAGAGCCGGATGAAGGAAAATGCTTCCATTTACTCGTTTGATGGTAGAGACGTCTTGAGAGACAGTGCCTG GCCAGGGAAGATGATCTGGCACGGGTCCAATGGTAAGGGTCACCGGCAGATGGATAACTACTGTGAGACGTGGAGGGCTGGAGACCACGCGGTGACAGGCCTGTCCTCGAATCTGCAGTCGGGTCAACTCCTCCAGCAGACCCCCAGCAGCTGTTCCGGGTCTTACATCGTGCTGTGTATCGAGAACAGCTACATGACACAGTCcaagaaataa
- the col18a1a gene encoding collagen type XVIII alpha 1 chain a isoform X3: MTLNVMSELRMWSCLVVLMCLRIQDSQGWFWFDEKGAQTPGYPSTVRPASPPSTEAPRTAGTSASVTEVLKVGEKFEESGVSLLQLIGDPPPDGITETYSSDNSLGYVFGPSSNVGQSAAAHLPNPFHRDFSLIFNVKPTSTKPGVIFSITDPSQNFMYVGVKLSGVQKGKQDIIFYYTEPDSQSSYEAARFSVPSMQNTWTRFSIRVLNEQVSLYFKCDSDPQVLNFERSPDDMDLDAGAGVFVGHASGSDPDKFLGVIGDLRVLKDPGAAERHCEEDEDDSDATSGDGPSGYGESEPPVQPTPPSSRPIQQPPLTNKLPDTRKQQTGSVDHSRRTSGSYDDSRQTGSYGDSRQTSAAHGGSRKTVSHGDSRQTSGSYGDSRQTLNSVGISRRISGSYDDSRPASNAVDYSLRTSGSADDGLRYSVESRLTPAGTAGEKGDRGEKGVKGDRGPGGPKGDSGSASVSGGSAKGEKGGVGEKGMKGNSGFGYPGSKGDLGPPGSPGPPGPPGPSAEVEVRGDGSVVERVTGPRGPPGPPGPSGPAGTDGEPGDPGEDGKTGPVGPPGFPGIPGNSGPKGDKGDRGEGQPGPRGPPGPPGPPSRSDRPTFVDMEGSGLDMDVMRGLPGLPGPQGPAGPPGPPGTASSGSGGFGPPGPPGQNGAPGQPGLPGIAGADGKSGSPGPRGEKGDAGELGLPGPVGVKGAQGSPGLPGQPGETGLAGLPGPMGPVGPSGPPGPPGPSYHVGFDDMEGSAIQFGSIPGVRGPAGIQGPPGLPGLPGKPGLPGPPGGKGSEGPQGRDGRPGLDGFPGPQGLRGDKGDRGDRGEPGRDGTGLPGPPGPPGQIVYQYAENYDGAGGTGPQGGLGPPGQAGFPGPMGPKGDRGEPGAPGYAIKGEKGEPGLIVGPDGNPFYLGGSTGSQGERGIPGPVGPSGPAGPQGPKGEFGMPGRPGRPGVNGYKGEKGEAGSGSGNGYQGSPGPPGPPGPPGPAVPLERFSRYEDFARTFTAPKGDKGDPGAPGIPGSPGFGTNFDIYTLKDEMKGELGEPGLKGEKGEPGGGFYDPRLGGVQGPPGSPGLPGPKGDSIRGPPGPQGPSGPPGVGYDGRPGVPGPPGAPGPPGTPSLPGPYRPSLSIPGPPGPAGPPGSPGHGSGVTVLRSYDLMLATARRHTEGALIYILDRSDLYVRVQNGVRQVMLGDYKPFHGDLDNEVAAVQPPPVVQYSQDHTSNNGAEQISPPHNPIELPRESENRNPSTPDSSYPDPRYPPQPDPRYPPHTDSRYNSGHLPIRFPVTPARRPNPPVNQPEGHTHTSGPGLHLIALNSPQVGNMRGIRGADFMCFQQARAVGLTGTFRAFLSSKLQDLYSIVRKSDRETLPIVNLKDQVLFKNWESLFSDSESRMKENASIYSFDGRDVLRDSAWPGKMIWHGSNGKGHRQMDNYCETWRAGDHAVTGLSSNLQSGQLLQQTPSSCSGSYIVLCIENSYMTQSKK; encoded by the exons aagaaagtggAGTATCTCTGTTGCAGTTAATCGGTGATCCTCCACCAGATGGCATCACTGAAACCTACAGCTCCGATAACAGCCTCGGCTACGTGTTCGGGCCGAGCTCCAACGTGGGCCAGTCAGCTGCCGCCCACCTGCCCAACCCTTTCCACCGTGATTTCTCGCTCATCTTCAACGTCAAACCCACATCCACCAAGCCAGGTGTCATCTTTTCCATCACTGACCCCTCTCAGAACTTCATGTATGTGGGTGTGAAGCTGTCGGGGGTTCAGAAAGGCAAGCAGGACATCATCTTCTACTACACCGAGCCGGATTCTCAAAGCTCATATGAGGCGGCCAGGTTCTCCGTGCCCTCCATGCAGAACACCTGGACGCGGTTTTCCATCCGTGTTCTCAATGAGCAGGTGTCCCTGTATTTCAAGTGTGACTCTGACCCACAAGTCCTCAACTTTGAGCGCTCCCCAGACGATATGGACCTGGACGCTGGGGCCGGAGTGTTTGTTGGTCACGCCAGTGGATCAGACCCTGATAAATTCCTG gGTGTAATCGGTGATCTAAGGGTGTTGAAAGACCCTGGGGCGGCTGAGCGTCACTGCGAGGAAGATGAGGATGACTCTGATGCG ACATCAGGTGACGGACCGAGTGGCTATGGAGAAAGCGAACCACCAGTCCAG CCCACACCTCCCTCCTCTCGGCCAATCCAGCAGCCACCGTTGACCAATAAACTGCCGGACACTAGAAAGCAGCAGACAG GATCTGTTGATCACTCTCGCCGAACTTCTGGCTCATATGATGATTCTCGACAAACTGGTTCATATGGCGATTCTCGACAAACATCTGCAGCACACGGTGGTTCTCGAAAAACTGTCTCACATGGTGATTCCCGGCAAACGTCTGGTTCATACGGTGATTCCCGTCAGACCCTCAACTCAGTTGGTATTAGCAGGCGAATTTCAGGCTCATACGATGATTCTAGACCAGCTTCAAACGCAGTTGACTACTCTCTCAGAACATCAGGCTCAGCTGATGATGGCCTGCGGTATTCTGTGGAGTCCAGACTCACTCCTGCAGGTACAGCAG GAGAAAAGGGCGACAGAGGAGAGAAGGGGGTCAAAGGTGACCGGGGCCCTGGGGGGCCAAAGGGCGATTCGGGATCTGCCTCTGTGTCTGGTGGAAGTGCAAAAGGAGAGAAG GGTGGTGTAGGAGAGAAAGGAATGAAG GGCAATTCTGGTTTTGGTTATCCTGGCTCAAAGGGAGACCTTGGCCCCCCGGGGTCTCCAGGTCCTCCTGGTCCTCCAGGACCCAGTGCAGAGGTAGAGGTAAGGGGCGATGGGTCAGTAGTGGAGAGGGTGACAGGACCGAGAGGACCACCTGGGCCACCGGGACCCTCAGGACCTGCTGGAACTGATGGAGAGCCA GGTGACCCTGGTGAAGATGGTAAGACG GGACCTGTTGGACCCCCCGGTTTTCCAGGTATTCCGGGGAATTCAGGACCTAAAGGAGACAAA GGCGACCGAGGTGAAGGCCAACCAGGACCCCGTGGGCCTCCAGGACCTCCTGGACCCCCATCTCGCTCTGACAGACCT ACATTCGTTGACATGGAGGGTTCTGGTTTGGATATGGATGTTATGCGG gGACTCCCAGGTTTGCCAGGCCCACAAGGTCCTGCCGGTCCCCCTGGACCTCCTGGCACCGCGTCTTCAGGGTCTGGTGGTTTCGGGCCTCCCGGCCCACCCGGACAAAATGGGGCTCCAGGTCAACCG GGACTTCCGGGTATTGCAGGTGCTGATGGAAAATCAGGCTCACCTGGACCAAGAGGAGAGAAG GGTGATGCCGGTGAGCTGGGTTTGCCTGGGCCTGTGGGAGTGAAG GGTGCTCAAGGTTCTCCTGGTCTTCCTGGTCAACCAGGAGAGACTGGACTTGCTGGGCTTCCTGGACCAATGGGACCTGTTGGACCATCTGGGCCACCTGGTCCTCCCGGCCCAAGCTATCATGTTGGTTTT GATGATATGGAAGGATCTGCTATTCAATTCGGTTCAATTCCTGGAGTAAGAGGACCTGCAGGGATCCAG GGACCTCCTGGTTTGCCAGGACTACCA GGTAAGCCTGGTTTACCTGGACCTCCTGGTGGGAAAGGCAGCGAAGGACCTCAGGGAAGAGATGGACGTCCTGGGTTGGATGGCTTCCCTGGACCACAG GGACTAAGGGGAGACAAAGGTGACAGAGGCGATAGA GGTGAACCTGGTCGAGATGGCACTGGTCTTCCGGGTCCACCCGGACCACCTGGCCAGATTGTTTATCAGTACGCTGAAAAT TATGATGGAGCTGGAGGAACAGGACCTCAG GGTGGGCTTGGTCCTCCAGGTCAAGCTGGATTCCCA GGCCCAATGGGACCCAAAGGTGACAGAGGTGAACCTGGAGCACCAGGTTATGCCATTAAG GGTGAGAAAGGAGAACCTGGACTTATTGTCGGACCTGATGGAAACCCATTTTACCTCGGTGGATCGACAGGCTCGCAG GGTGAGAGAGGGATCCCTGGACCAGTTGGACCTTCT GGGCCAGCTGGACCTCAAGGTCCAAAAGGTGAATTTGGAATGCCAGGCAGGCCC GGCCGTCCAGGTGTGAACGGTTATAAAGGTGAAAAGGGAGAAGCAGGGTCAGGTTCTGGAAATGGCTACCAG GGTTCCCCTGGACCCCCAGGACCCCCTGGTCCCCCCGGCCCTGCCGTGCCCTTGGAAAGATTCAGC AGATATGAAGATTTTGCGAGAACTTTTACAG CTCCGAAAGGGGACAAAGGAGACCCTGGCGCCCCTGGCATTCCTGGATCCCCTG GTTTTGGAACTAATTTTGATATCTACACGCTTAAG GATGAGATGAAGGGAGAACTTGGCGAGCCTGGTCTTAAAGGAGAGAAAGGAGAACCAGGCGGTGGATTTTACGATCCTCGTTTAGGAGGTGTACAGGGACCCCCAGGAAGCCCTGGACTTCCT GGACCTAAAGGAGACTCCATCAGAGGTCCACCTGGACCGCAGGGCCCGTCTGGACCACCTGGAGTAGGTTATGATGGTCGTCCAGGAGTTCCAGGACCCCCAGGAGCTCCCGGTCCTCCAGGGACACCATCATTGCCAGGGCCCTATAGACCAT CACTCAGTATTCCCGGGCCCCCAGGTCCCGCAGGACCTCCTGGAAGCCCCGGTCATGGATCAGGG GTGACTGTGCTCAGGTCTTATGACTTGATGCTCGCCACAGCGCGCAGACACACAGAAGGAGCTCTTATATATATTTTGGACAGAAGTGACCTCTACGTCAGAGTTCAAAATGGAGTCAGACAAGTGATG cttGGAGATTATAAACCCTTCCATGGAGATCTG GACAATGAGGTAGCAGCAGTCCAGCCACCTCCTGTGGTCCAGTATTCCCAGGACCACACATCCAACAACGGAGCAGAACAGATTTCCCCACCCCACAATCCCATCGAGTTGCCGAGGGAGTCTGAAAACAGGAACCCCAGCACGCCTGACTCCAGCTACCCAGATCCACGATATCCCCCTCAGCCCGACCCTAGATACCCACCCCACACCGACAGCAGGTACAACTCTGGCCATTTACCAATCAGATTCCCTGTGACCCCTGCTCGCCGTCCCAACCCCCCCGTCAATCAACCGGAAGGCCACACGCACACATCTGGGCCAGGG TTGCATCTTATTGCCCTCAACTCGCCACAAGTGGGCAACATGAGAGGCATTCGTGGAGCAGACTTCATGTGCTTTCAGCAGGCTCGGGCCGTGGGGCTGACGGGAACGTTCAGAGCATTCCTTTCTTCCAAACTCCAGGATCTCTACAGCATCGTGCGCAAATCTGACCGAGAGACACTACCAATTGTTAACCTCAAG GATCAAGTGCTGTTCAAAAACTGGGAGTCTCTCTTCAGTGATTCAGAGAGCCGGATGAAGGAAAATGCTTCCATTTACTCGTTTGATGGTAGAGACGTCTTGAGAGACAGTGCCTG GCCAGGGAAGATGATCTGGCACGGGTCCAATGGTAAGGGTCACCGGCAGATGGATAACTACTGTGAGACGTGGAGGGCTGGAGACCACGCGGTGACAGGCCTGTCCTCGAATCTGCAGTCGGGTCAACTCCTCCAGCAGACCCCCAGCAGCTGTTCCGGGTCTTACATCGTGCTGTGTATCGAGAACAGCTACATGACACAGTCcaagaaataa